A single Rhizobium sullae DNA region contains:
- a CDS encoding SDR family oxidoreductase → MTDARKRDCWTAANIPSQRGRVIVITGTAGLGYECALALARAGAEIIFAGRDRVRGETSIGLIREKIPGAILHFEQLDLAELSSVEACGEQLRARCERIDVLINNAAVIMSPRRQVTKDGFELQFGTNYLGHFALTANLMPLLRKGDDSRVVNVCALAANRGKINFDDLQSEREYKPMAAYGQSKLANLIFSIELHRRSMAEQWGIQSIAAHPGLARSDLSARGINRSEENKVPLLFRLLGSLVLHSGEQGALPLLFAATAPEAKSGMYYGPGGLGETKGFPASAKVPRSARTESIATRLWDVSEQLTHTRCDAL, encoded by the coding sequence ATGACCGATGCAAGAAAAAGAGACTGCTGGACAGCAGCCAACATCCCCTCTCAGCGCGGGCGCGTGATCGTTATCACCGGCACCGCTGGGCTAGGCTATGAATGTGCCTTAGCACTGGCGCGTGCTGGTGCGGAGATCATCTTTGCCGGGCGCGATAGAGTCAGGGGCGAGACTTCCATCGGGCTTATCCGCGAAAAAATCCCAGGGGCGATCCTTCACTTTGAACAGCTTGACCTTGCGGAACTCAGTTCTGTTGAGGCTTGCGGGGAACAGCTGCGGGCGCGATGTGAACGGATAGATGTCCTCATCAACAACGCTGCAGTGATAATGTCGCCGCGCCGCCAAGTGACGAAGGATGGTTTCGAGCTGCAATTCGGAACGAATTATCTCGGGCATTTTGCGCTGACAGCAAATCTGATGCCGCTTTTGCGCAAAGGGGATGATTCGCGCGTTGTTAACGTCTGTGCGCTCGCGGCTAACCGCGGGAAGATCAACTTTGACGACTTGCAGTCCGAACGGGAATACAAGCCAATGGCTGCATATGGGCAGTCGAAACTGGCGAACCTCATCTTTTCGATCGAGCTTCATCGCCGCAGCATGGCAGAACAATGGGGTATCCAGAGCATTGCCGCCCATCCGGGCTTGGCGCGCTCGGACCTGTCGGCGCGGGGAATCAACAGATCAGAAGAAAACAAGGTGCCCCTCCTGTTTCGCTTGCTGGGGTCACTTGTCCTCCATTCAGGCGAACAAGGCGCTTTGCCGCTGCTTTTTGCGGCGACGGCACCGGAGGCGAAGAGCGGAATGTACTACGGTCCAGGTGGTCTTGGAGAAACAAAGGGTTTTCCTGCATCTGCTAAGGTTCCGCGTAGCGCACGAACAGAGAGCATTGCGACGCGGCTCTGGGACGTGTCGGAGCAGCTAACCCATACCCGCTGTGATGCGTTATAG
- a CDS encoding FAD-dependent oxidoreductase: MTEEAYDVAIAGGGPFGLMLANELGRRGISAVIFDEKPSTAVNPQANATQARTMEHYRRLGFAEEIRALGLPGDFPTDIAYFTRYCRHELARFRLPSAKEAREKVTTLSGSWSAAELPHRVSQKFVEQVLRRHAEALDAISVNYGWRISGFDDNGEGVVVKATRTGDGATRSVRCNYLIGGDGAKSFVRKTLGIRYEGDGGAVRDFFGGRMFALYLRCPQFYDVVPFPPAWMNVTFNCDRRAFMAAVDGKGEFAFHTQLRDGEKDEDISDEQALAMFQSAVGYPVQAEILSRGTWMAGYALVAERYQVGRVLLGGDAVHLFTPAGGLGYNTAIDDAVNLGWKLAAVIKGKAPPSLLATYEIERRPVAVRNTGFAKQFAESIGSYTPTTALEDDSETGTALRKEAGGYLEAHGRAEFNIPGITFGARYDHSPVICSEPLAPNADLPNVYNPTAAPGGRAPHLWLDNRVSLYDRFGFEWTLLRLQPFSNRGGKFIEAAANAGMDLTVLDIDSNDILGLYHQPLILIRPDQVVAWRGNDDIDAAHIIDIVTGRLDAREDGKANQQAEITL; the protein is encoded by the coding sequence GTGACCGAGGAAGCTTATGATGTCGCTATTGCAGGCGGCGGCCCATTCGGCCTGATGCTCGCAAATGAGCTCGGGCGCCGAGGGATTTCGGCTGTCATATTCGATGAGAAGCCTTCGACTGCGGTCAATCCACAGGCAAACGCGACTCAGGCCAGAACGATGGAGCATTATCGGCGGCTAGGCTTTGCAGAGGAAATACGTGCTCTGGGTCTGCCAGGCGACTTTCCCACCGATATCGCTTATTTCACCCGATATTGCCGGCATGAACTTGCCCGTTTCCGGTTGCCCTCGGCAAAGGAAGCTCGCGAAAAGGTGACTACTTTGTCGGGGTCCTGGAGTGCGGCCGAGCTGCCACACCGCGTCTCGCAAAAGTTCGTCGAGCAGGTTCTCCGCCGCCATGCCGAAGCGTTGGACGCCATATCGGTGAACTATGGCTGGCGTATTTCCGGATTCGACGACAATGGAGAGGGCGTTGTTGTCAAGGCGACGCGGACCGGAGATGGGGCCACACGTTCCGTCCGCTGCAACTACCTGATCGGGGGAGATGGGGCAAAAAGTTTCGTACGCAAAACCCTCGGCATCCGTTACGAAGGGGATGGCGGCGCCGTAAGAGACTTCTTTGGCGGCCGCATGTTTGCGCTCTATCTGCGATGCCCGCAGTTTTATGACGTTGTGCCGTTTCCTCCGGCTTGGATGAATGTCACCTTCAACTGCGATAGACGCGCCTTCATGGCGGCTGTGGACGGCAAGGGCGAGTTTGCGTTCCACACGCAACTACGGGACGGAGAAAAGGACGAGGACATTTCCGACGAGCAGGCACTCGCCATGTTCCAGTCGGCCGTCGGCTACCCCGTTCAGGCCGAAATCCTCTCTCGCGGAACGTGGATGGCTGGTTATGCGCTTGTGGCTGAGCGCTATCAGGTCGGGCGCGTCCTACTCGGAGGCGACGCTGTTCACCTTTTCACACCTGCAGGTGGTCTGGGCTACAACACGGCCATCGATGATGCCGTCAATCTTGGTTGGAAACTCGCCGCGGTGATCAAGGGAAAGGCGCCGCCCTCGCTGCTTGCGACCTACGAGATCGAGAGACGTCCCGTGGCTGTTCGCAATACCGGCTTCGCCAAGCAATTCGCCGAGTCAATCGGGAGCTATACCCCGACGACCGCACTGGAAGACGACTCTGAGACGGGAACGGCGCTGCGCAAGGAAGCGGGCGGATACCTTGAAGCGCACGGGCGCGCGGAATTCAACATACCTGGCATTACTTTCGGCGCGCGCTACGATCACTCGCCAGTAATCTGCTCCGAGCCGCTCGCTCCGAATGCGGACCTTCCGAATGTCTACAATCCCACTGCCGCCCCAGGTGGACGCGCTCCACATCTTTGGTTGGATAACCGAGTCTCGCTGTACGATCGTTTTGGCTTTGAGTGGACGCTACTGCGACTTCAACCGTTTTCAAATCGTGGCGGGAAATTCATCGAAGCAGCTGCAAATGCGGGTATGGATCTGACGGTCCTCGATATCGATTCGAACGATATTCTCGGTCTTTACCATCAACCCCTCATTCTCATCCGCCCTGATCAAGTCGTTGCTTGGCGCGGAAATGATGACATTGATGCGGCACACATAATTGATATTGTGACAGGGCGTCTGGATGCCAGAGAAGATGGTAAAGCCAACCAACAAGCCGAGATAACCTTGTGA
- a CDS encoding MarR family winged helix-turn-helix transcriptional regulator: MSELVDQVEQTGLIEKRRDPSDGRAKLVCFTEKGLEWLEAFQESLEVAEKEMRDELGSAMVDLMIEVLGKYVENQTVDMKSRQ, encoded by the coding sequence ATGAGCGAGCTGGTGGACCAGGTAGAGCAAACCGGGCTGATCGAAAAGCGTCGCGATCCGTCGGACGGCCGAGCTAAGCTTGTGTGCTTCACCGAAAAGGGACTGGAATGGCTCGAGGCTTTCCAGGAGAGCCTGGAAGTCGCTGAGAAAGAAATGCGCGACGAGCTTGGCTCGGCGATGGTGGATCTGATGATCGAGGTTCTCGGCAAATATGTTGAGAATCAGACAGTGGACATGAAGAGCCGCCAATAG
- a CDS encoding maleylacetate reductase has product MREFLYIGNTARVIFGCRTISKLADEIRRLGASRALILSTPFQRNDAEALAQKLGALAAGVFTRATMHTPVEVTMEAISVYDKLEADCIVSFGGGSTIGLGKAIAYRNDAPQLVVATTYAGSEVTPILGQTENGIKTTVRAPSILPETVIYDPELTYNLPIAMSVTSGLNAMAHAVEGLYAQDRNPIASIMALEGIGALHKALPAIVANPQDTAARAHALYGSWLCGAILGTVGMALHHKLCHTLGGSFDLPHAETHAILLPHTIAYTEAAVPDLLAPVAEILGARRAGTGLYDFALGIGAPMRLRDLGVTAQDLDTAAEMAMSNPYWNPRPLEPAAIRDLLQKAWKGERPSS; this is encoded by the coding sequence ATGCGTGAATTTCTATACATCGGTAATACGGCGCGCGTTATCTTCGGTTGCAGAACGATTTCCAAGTTGGCTGATGAGATACGTCGGCTTGGCGCGAGCCGCGCGCTCATCCTGTCGACCCCTTTTCAGCGCAATGATGCTGAGGCGCTCGCTCAAAAGCTTGGAGCCCTTGCAGCCGGAGTGTTCACGCGGGCAACGATGCATACTCCCGTCGAAGTGACGATGGAGGCCATTTCAGTTTACGACAAGCTTGAGGCGGATTGCATCGTCTCTTTCGGTGGAGGATCGACGATCGGCCTGGGCAAGGCCATCGCCTATAGGAACGATGCGCCACAGCTTGTCGTCGCGACGACCTATGCAGGCTCGGAGGTTACACCGATCCTCGGGCAGACCGAAAATGGCATTAAAACGACGGTTCGAGCCCCTTCAATACTTCCTGAAACAGTCATCTACGATCCCGAACTAACCTACAACCTGCCCATTGCAATGAGTGTCACGAGCGGCCTCAATGCCATGGCGCATGCAGTGGAGGGTCTCTATGCTCAGGATCGTAATCCAATAGCCTCGATTATGGCATTGGAGGGGATAGGGGCTCTCCACAAAGCCCTTCCGGCAATAGTCGCGAATCCGCAGGATACCGCTGCCCGCGCACACGCGCTCTACGGTTCTTGGCTTTGTGGTGCCATTCTGGGCACGGTCGGAATGGCTCTGCATCATAAGCTCTGTCACACGCTGGGGGGAAGCTTTGATCTGCCGCATGCGGAAACTCACGCCATTCTTCTCCCGCACACGATAGCCTACACAGAAGCAGCGGTTCCGGACCTGCTCGCACCCGTGGCGGAAATACTCGGAGCGCGACGTGCTGGTACGGGTCTTTATGATTTCGCGCTTGGTATTGGCGCGCCGATGAGGCTCCGCGATTTAGGAGTGACCGCTCAAGATCTTGATACAGCAGCGGAAATGGCCATGAGCAATCCCTACTGGAATCCGCGCCCGCTGGAGCCCGCTGCAATCCGGGACTTGCTTCAGAAGGCATGGAAAGGAGAAAGGCCCAGTTCGTAG